The Chelonoidis abingdonii isolate Lonesome George chromosome 15, CheloAbing_2.0, whole genome shotgun sequence genomic interval ACACTTAATGTCTTAATTTAAATCTAATTAAGTAAAATATTGCAACAGAGTTTTGCTTCTGTAAGACACACTTACTTATACAAGAGAATTGCCACTGGCATTGTGAAAGGGTTTTGGTATTTATCTTCGGTTTCTTCACAAAGAGTCGTGAGGTCATAGAGCTTTACTATATCGCTTCCACTTGCTGAAAAAGAAGATTTTTCCATTAGCCAGCCTGACAATATATAGGTCTCAAACATTACTTATTAACCCAACCAAGGAACTGCTTACCTTTAAATAGCCAGTAAGTATGTCCTTCTTTGGTGCAGTTAGATTTCAGAAAAGATAGGATATTTTGAGCAATATCCTTTATCACTTTGGTAGAAAAATTGGAGTTTTCCAAATTGGGAATATCTTCAGTCTTGATCATTTCATATTTCTGTATAGAAcgtattttaaacatattttgaaaaatcCTCATACTATATACTAAGGTTGGCTATACAAACAGAGAAGCCTTTCATAATCTATTAAACTGAAAACAGGAGTTCCATTATTAATGTTTGCTAATACTGAAAGCCCTCAAAATATGAGCTATGAATTTAGTGCTGCATCCAATTATGTTCGTGTAATTTTACTACTTACACCCTTTGTACTGTAAATTGCTTTGTGTATGATTCTTTTAATAAAACTACTGGTCAGGGCGAAACAAAGCAAAATTCTGTGGTCTGGCATTTAACACATACAGTAATCTCAATAAAATGATGCAGAATGAATGTGGTTATACTGAATATATTGGTTTAGACTATATCATTTACAGTTAATTAACTCTGTTGCATCAATATATATTAGTAATGTAAATAAAGTTTGTACTGACTGGACAGCAGATCCATACTTTTACTACACACTAGTTTATaacatttctgtattttctttacaAATTTTAAGACTGCTGTATAATTTAAGATTTTTCAGATCTGCAAAATTAAGTTTACTTTGAGTTTGGAGTTGTACACTTCTTAAAATTTGGAAGTAGTTATAAGAGACACCTATAAATATCAACAAACGATCATTcaaaatggaaatgctgacacttGGCCCTTTCATGTTTTCCGAGCACTTCACACAACAGCTTCAACCTCGCTGGCttctagatgctaccacaatatatATCCTAAATATAAAGATTATGTTTAAAGAACATTGTTCCgattacaaagtcaagcactcaaaagttaaaaaCATCACGAGTTAACAGTTGCCCAGGCATCCTTAGTTCTACCTCCTTGTGCATCCAGCTGTACACTAAATGAgacaggagtcctgtggaaacaAACTATATATGCAATCATGTAATTAGAGACACTATCATAATACACAACAACGAGAGAGAATATTAAAGTTTCATCTGTAaatctggaatttcctaactttgaagtgcttgacttttcaacatagataacattcttttaatgtctgatttgtaatttcctaggtttgcGTGTTAGTAAGGAAACAAAgtaaactaaggcctggtctacagagcagagggaagggggggggggtgtaattgatctaagttacgcaaccttagctatgtgaataacatagctgaagtcaacgtacttagatgtacttactgcagtgtcttcactacggtgagtcgactgctgccgctcccccatccaTTCTGCCTATGCCTCTTgatgagctggagtacaggagtcaacgggagagcgcttagggattgatttatcgcgtctagactagacgcaataaaatcgatccccgctggattgatcgctgcccgccgatcctgGTGCTAGTGAAAACATACCCTACATGTCCCCTTCATGCATCTTCAGCAGGGCTTGAATTCTGAATACCTTCAGTACTAAACCACAGAGACCTGTACTTCAAATGGCAGAAGTACGTACATCAGCTAGCAGCAGGAAGCGGCTGTTAACCCATTTTCaggtggtgggggaagaagggcCTCTTTTTAATTGTTAATCAGTTCAGCCACATCTGAAGAGAATTTCATGGAACTAACAAGAGTGATATCTCTAGCCCCAGGACTTTGTTTGCAGTCAGCCTTTAAAATGTGGCAGAGACAAACAATGGAGGTATTACAGTTTCTCAAAAAAAGATTTATAAGAACTTTTCTAGTGCAATGTTGCTACCAGTTCCCACATACTAACTTCATTGCTATGAATGTATAAGTTGAATTAATCAGAGAATTGGTAAAGTGGACATAATGTAAGACATCAGGACTTACCTGAACAATTCCATTAACATGAAAACACATCACAAGCTCTGGGACATTACATATTAAGTTGTCCAACCAATAGTCGATTCCTGTTAACACGTTTATTGGCTTGTTGTTATCCctacaacaaaaatatttctggtaTTGCTTGGAACAAATAacgatttttttttaagtcatcagGGTACATCTAgtagaggttttgtttgtttttttaaaatcactagtTACGATAAATGTCTGTTGAGAGCTTAGCTATGTGTGTCAGTATGAGGATAACAGAGCAATTGAGGTAAAAAGCTTTCATTTGTGACAgaggttatattttaaaatagcacaTGGAAGGAGCTATACTAACCACTGTGTTGACACTAGCAGATGTTACTGCTAATGGAATGCATGCACATTACTGCCGTCACCACTTTAAAATTACAGCCCACACTATTACTGAGATCACCCATAATTTTTCCCCTAAAAAAGGTGTTTAGAAATCTAAGGGATTAATAGAATTAGCTGGAGCCAAGCACATTGTAAACTTTTACACAGTTCTTCCAAGGCACCTTAGTTCTGGGCTGCATTTACAGTGTCCAGCTAAGTGAATCCTGGGTGTCTTTTGAACAAAGATGGCCCAAACTGGCTTCAACTTTTTAAGCTTGCCTCCATCTTCCCCACCCTATAAAAGATAGACTTATCTTTCCTCCCAACCTTGCGGTAGGAGACCGGGCTCCTTCACCTATGTATGGGCAAAAAGAACTCACAGCAAGAACAAAAGAATGAGAGAACAGAGTAACCACAACATCAAGTAGATATTTTCAGCTATTTATGGTTGGTATCAGTAACCATATTTTGCATGGCATCCAACACTTCAGCATTTGAGcatctcacaaatattaatgtatttatccttacaacatctGTGAAAAGTAGAGAAGCGATACTCCCGTTCTACAAATTGGAGATTAGAGCAAAGAAtaagggtcctgattttcagaagtgttgaacaCCTACAACTCCAACAAAGGCAATGGGTTGCAGATAGTTGGCACCTCCAAAAATCAAGCCCCAAGTGTTTTGCTGAAAGTTACACAAGAAGTCTGAGGAAGAGCCAAAAAGAGAACCAAGACATCCTGAGTCCCAATTCGGTGCCTTAGTCACAGAAATACCCTTCTAATACCTTATGAAATCATTACCATTTCAGTAATGAAGtagaaaattaatctttaaatgCAGATTAAGAAATACATTATCCTACaaaatttattatatatatatatatatatacacacacacacacacgcacacacacacccaaccatCCACCCCTGAATATGAAATTGAAGCAACAAATGAGTTGTTTGGGATGCACATCACATTAATCTAAGAATTCACCTGAGACGCAAGCTCACAGCAGGGTATCTTCCACCTCCAAATATAGGCATATTTGATCCTACTAACATGTGAATATCTTCAAAGGTCCACAAGATGTTCCgaacaaaatcatttttaagtccctttgtttaaaaaaagaaaaggatctATAAATAATCCACTCTTAATTTTTTCTCCATCACAATCCGGAGAATTACTATAAGAAAGCAagatgcaaaaaaggcaaataaaggaCAGCACAAAGACTATGCTATGTGTTCACAGTAACTTAAAAGACCAAGATCACAGATGACAAGAGCTATTTCTACAAAAGGATTTAATTTTTCTCCCCTTACCACCAACCCGAATCCAATTTAGGCCAAATTTAAAATGATGTGTTAAACTGGGGATTGTGTTTCCACTAAGATTCCACATAAAGCATACCTGACTGTTTTCCCCGTCATTGAACAAAGTACTCAGGTTTTGTTCTTTGGGGGCTGAGGCCACATGCCCCACTACATATGAGGGTTCAAGAGGCACACTTCCCTGTGAAAAGCACAAGGACATAAGGAGTGATTCTGTTGCTGAGGTCAAGTCaggccattttcaaaagtgtatatATATCCTGAACATTAGAAGCATAAAAAGTGAAAACCTTAATTCCAACTTNNNNNNNNNNNNNNNNNNNNNNNNNNNNNNNNNNNNNNNNNNNNNNNNNNNNNNNNNNNNNNNNNNNNNNNNNNNNNNNNNNNNNNNNNNNNNNNNNNNNaaaaaaaaaaaatcaagctcaaATACATCCATCGCTGCGAAcaataaaaatttaaatcagaattttaaagATAAACACACCACTGGTGCACAAAGCAGAAACTGGCTGTGCAGATGTGCATGACCAAACAACTTACAGGAAACTAAGACTTACGACCCTATCAAGGGTCAACATCCCAACCCTACTGTCAATACAATGAACATATAAACAGGTTGTGGTCAAAATTTATGCCAGTTTGGAGATTTGCCTTTATTCTTTATAAAGTAACAAAAGCCCTGAGATATGGACGTAGTAACAAACTTTAGCTTCAGTTCCCTCCTAAGTAGATTGTTCTTGGCGATCCTCTCCATATATTACTTTGTATTCCTCTCGCCACATTTCTTGACACAGAGAGTAACTGAGACATTTGAGATCTAACCTGACTACCAGCAAAACAGCACTACACTTCTACAGAGCTCCAAAGCTCGATTCTGGCTGCAGGCCTTTACTTCTACCTGTCTACTCCAGATCCATTTCTTTCTGTTCAAACTACAGTCTCACTCTCCAACAGCTCCTTGTGGATGTCTACCCATCAGCTTGAGCTCAATATAGCTAAACAGTGCTCTTAATTTTGCCCCTCCAAACCTTCCCTGCTACCTCCTCTCTCAAACACTGTGATCATCATCATCCTATCAGTTATTCAGACCTGTAACTTGGGTGTTATCTTCAAGTCAGACCATTTTCTGGGTCCTCACATGCAGGCTTTGTTCAGTACTGCCAGCCTGACGtgatcaaaaaaacaaacaaacaaaaaatcgcAAACCAGTtctcccaaaatcatgagattggccccaGAAACCATAAGTATATCATATCATGTATTTTGGTATGTCTTGACTTAACTTCcctctgtgtatgtgtgcgtgtgcacacatGTACACAAAAATACATGCCTCTTCTTGGCTGCTCAGATGGAGACTCCACTTACTATCTTACGAGTGAGCAGAGGGTAACAGGGAAACTGCCATATATTTCCTATCTTGACACTCCCTTCTCCTTGGTCTGGATCGCAAGTAGAGTAGTCATCCCAAGCAGTGGGAGACAAGAAAGTGTTGCTGCTGGGTCCGGACTTTCCCCTGACTTCCCGCTCCATTCTCTTTCCAAGGACCATCCTCTCTGCTATAGGGCCATGCAAGGCAGAGCTCAGTGGCAAGACCCATCTGTATCCTGTGCTCCAAGGCTCTCACACAGCTTTGCCCATGTGCCCagccctgaaaaaaaatcaaaggatcAGAGGAGCTGCTTGCATCATTGTGAGAGCTCCTCCTCCAGTTGCCAAAATCCCATGACTTACGATCTATTTGCAAGAGCTGGCAACGCAACTCTGTCTTCCCCTGACTGCTCAGACAGAGCTGCCCACACCTACCATTATCCCTCTGCTGAGGGAGCTCCCATTCTatgctctctctcactcattcaCTGTTCTCTGAacccccactcagcctcctgtTTGTCCCCACAGCCCCTTTTCCCCACTCCCTTATAATTCCAAAATCTGCCTCCTGGTCCCCACAGCATCCCACTCCTACTCATTCTGTCCATTCTTCTTGCACAGTGTCTCAGCTGACCTCATAGTTCCTGTGTCCTGTCTAGCTCTCCTGAGCCATAGCATGTCAGCCATTTTGCCTGTCATTGCGGCTTCAAACTCACTGAGAACAGTGGCAGGTGTCAGCCATCTTTATTAAGGGCACTTCCACATGTAGATAGACTGTAAGGAAACCAAGACCATCTTGCTGGCTACAGCCCCACTGACAGTAACAGAGATGGTGGCCACTTTGAATAAGAGAAAATTAAAGAATTGGCAGCCTATCATCATGTTTTCATGAGACAGGATAAAAACAATCCCAAAATTGCTAGAGTTCCGATAAAAGTCACAGGAGCTCACAATACTGCATTTCTAGGAGTATATCTACAGAAACATGTACTGCATGGCAAGCTGAGGTGTTAATCTACAGCACTCTAATAGGGACAcactagggcagtggtccccaccctttttgtggccagtagcacattcatgttttcagaagtgtgtggcgggcgccaacaatttttcaaggcttattttgtatttgtacattaaataatgcaAAAATCATCATTtaacttttagataatgttttcactctTAGCTCAGAGATAAagataagataaaaagggtaattttacatgtaaaaggtattaaattaaattatttggcaattactctttcaccttaccatgtgaatttgctcttttttatctacctgtaagaaaaattaaggcgtttttacaaaataaatatcataaacattcggtccattctgcagagagggagcagtttttgtttttggcaacagttctgggcagtgcagagagaagccacgaggacagagaacactggcgcccgcagcacTGTCCCCAGTAGGTGCGGGGCCTAGCTTCTCTCCCcggctgggcactaggcgggcccgacgcctgccagggacagagaacaccggtgcccgcagcctgcagccccagagttctctgtccccaacaggcacggggctgcggcttctctcccctgctgggcacacataaatgccccagtgggcgccatggtgccccgGCACCACGCTTGGGGACCACGTGCACTAGCGAACACCTTTAGTGCCACCAGAGTAGCGTCCTCATGGTTACAGGGCACACCACAGTGGGTGCTTAGATTTAGAGCACAGGTTTACAGGAAGTGGTTTGTGTATGACAGCCCAACAATATGTCCTTTCTTAACCATCACCGCGCTTAAACTCATGTCCAGGCTCTCCTCATCTTCATATCTTGCTATATCGCACACCCTTCATTGTGGAGCCTGAAAAGTGTAATTGTGCCCACTGATCCATTCGGAATGCCAGCTGCAAGATAATTATTCTCAGCCTGTTGCTTTGGACTAATGTCTCCCTTTCTTTGGGTTGGCTTCTATAGCACTTCTTTACATATCAAAACCAAACTactgtcttcactttcaaggcctctTCATGATCTATCCCCACCCAACCTCTTCTCACATTCAGCATTGAATAGGTCACTCTCACCTCCAGTTGGGCCCATTCCTCGCTGTTAATATTTCAACTGGCCCTCCATTCTTTCTGTTACACTGCCCTCAGGCTTGGGAGATGCTCCCCATGAaactcattatcctccttttCTTGATGTGGCCCTCAGATTGCTAGTGTGCTTGAGAATACAGTCTATTATATTTACTTACTATGATCTCACTTGTTCCCTTGGTTACTCCATCTGTCTGTACTTCTATCCAGCTGTTGTCTCTGAGTCTGTGTTAACGAAGGAAGGAAATTTTTTAAGCGTCTTTGGCGCAGGGGCACTGGcttcttgttctgtgtctttGTGCAGCGGCCTAACAGGTTCATGACAGAGATTCTTTGTACACTACtcacaaataaaataatagagaCGTAGTATTCTCTTCTATATAACTctctgtttggttttgtttgtataTATAAGTATGCTTCTGATTCATAGCCACACTTGAAAGATTTGTCTAATAAAATTCCACACACAGTCTGATAATCGGCAGATTTAAGTTCTCAGTCATGTAAAATAAGATCCACTTATTTGTGAGGAAAAACCTCTGGATATATCAATGAAACTTTTTGGCTAATTCATCTGGCCTTTATAAAAAAAGGTTAATTTCATATATTGGTATTAAGTCAACTGCAAATACCACCTGTGACGTACATGGTAGTACAAAACcctagagagacagacagacaagtttaTTTTTGACAGTAAATGTACGTACGTTACTGTattatctcctttttttttttttttttttttttttttagagccaGTGAGTGTTCACGCAAAAAGCTTATATTAGCCCCCATGGTTTATTATATTTTGGACTTGAGGTATTTAGACTGCTGAGCAGACAAAATACAACCAATTTGAAAGTCTCACCTATTAGACCTATGTTTTTCGCTCTCCTCCTACCTCCACCATATTTAATGGATATCTTAGAAGACCGAAGCCCTCTATGTATCTATGAAACAGGTACTTCAGGAAATAGTAGTAGCTGTTTTGAGGTCCTTATCCATAAATAAGAGCAACTAGTGTGATGAGAACCAGGAGGTGGAGGAAGTCACCACTTAGGTGAAAGGAGGAGCAACAATGAATTTGGAACAAGAAGTCACTTCCTTCCCCTATGCAAGATTAGGTAAAGAATGGAAGACAGTTTGGGATCCCTTCCCCTACAACACTACGTCTAATACCAAAATACAGATGTAATGAAGTAGATAGAGAACGCTAACATCATGGCCTTTACCATGGTGATAGATATACCATTTTAAAAGTGATCCCTGAGCTATAATAGtatattttaagattatttttatgGCACTTCATAACTCTGATCCATAGCATCCTACTGATAATTTAACTCCCTATGTTCTAAGCTATACATTGAGTCCAGATGACAACCACCATTTGGTTGTTTCAAGATCTGCCTTTCACATATACAGAGTCAATTTTCATTTGACAACAGTAACAGtctgaataaaatgttttaaatctagGCTAGGAAACTGCCACCTTAAGTGAAATTTTAGAGTAAATATATGAGCTTCAGTGTTAGCTATTTTTCTTTGCAAAGTTTATATTTCCTTAAAAGTATTGTATTGTGGTCTGCAAGTTAATACATTTTACTGTGTGCACAGTTGCTTCAGAGACATCATGGTCCATTCAGCAATTCTACATCTGAGCCCAAAAGCCTCTTTAGATTCTCATAATCTAATACATCATTCCCACAGGGAACAGACTCAGAGAGGATGCTGAAAGATACACACATATCCCGTTATCCTCTGCTGCCAAAATGGAAGCAAGCTCATGTTTGTCAGTGGGaatactcagggccagatttagagCAACAAGTCCAGACCTGAGCACCTTCtggctgtcttgtctatttagattagatgctcttcagggcagagactggttTCTtaatgtgtgtttgtacagtgttaaGCATGAAAGAGCCTTGGTCTTGATTACAGAACTTTCCCCCAAAGAAAATTTAATGTGAAGTTTAAATTTAATCATAAGGAGGGATTTCAGATCTTCAAAATAAGAAAAGTGAGGTTCTGccttaacaaaaaaataaaaaataaattaaaaaaaaaatcaggcaggcACATTTGAATTATCATTTTCAGTCCAGGAAACTTTTATAACCAAGGCCCATTGTTACTGCATAAGAGGATGAGATGAGCTCACTAACACACTGCAATCACATTGTAATTAATATAGCATTTGGTTACCTTATTAGTGCTTTTAGTTGAAGGTAGATCAACATCTGTATTTTCATTGTATACAAGCTACAACATCTCTCTGcactaaaaataaatgtattaaaatagaATTCTTACTTGTGGATGTCTGGTTTTATCCAATAACTTAACGCAATTAAGGAGCAATGTTCTAATGGTGCCATAGTGTTTCTTGTTCTGGTTTTTTTTCATCATCATATTGCAGGCAACTCTAAAAGAAAGTTGTATAAAATAGTAGACACTTCAATGACATTTCTGtgtctattatttttttttcttattaattttCTGCACATGTAAGCATTCTACAAATCCCATCTTTTTGAGCAGGCTTCCAGAGAAGGACTCAGGTGACAGAGAAATCTGAGGAATGGCAAGACTCTGATTCAGTTAATATCATGATTTCGCTGGCTGATTGTTGTACGTATAAGGGGAATGTGGTGATGTTTTGGTTTTATAATTTTTGGATTGCATTTTTTAACTGATGGCCAGAGTGCCTAGTGCCCAAGACAGACACTTAATGTCTTAATTTAAATCTAATTAAGTAAAATATTGCAACAGAGTTTTGCTTCTGTAAGACACACTTACTTATACAAGAGAATTGCCACTGGCATTGTGAAAGGGTTTTGGTATTTATCTTCGGTTTCTTCACAAAGAGTCGTGAGGTCATAGAGCTTTACTATATCGCTTCCACTTGCTGAAAAAGAAGATTTTTCCATTAGCCAGCCTGACAATATATAGGTCTCAAACATTACTTATTAACCCAACCAAGGAACTGCTTACCTTTAAATAGCCAGTAAGTATGTCCTTCTTTGGTGCAGTTAGATTTCAGAAAAGATAGGATATTTTGAGCAATATCCTTTATCACTTTGGTAGAAAAATTGGAGTTTTCCAAATTGGGAATATCTTCAGTCTTGATCATTTCATATTTCTGTATAGAAcgtattttaaacatattttgaaaaatcCTCATACTATATACTAAGGTTGGCTATACAAACAGAGAAGCCTTTCATAATCTATTAAACTGAAAACAGGAGTTCCATTATTAATGTTTGCTAATACTGAAAGCCCTCAAAATATGAGCTATGAATTTAGTGCTGCATCCAATTATGTTCGTGTAATTTTACTACTTACACCCTTTGTACTGTAAATTGCTTTGTGTATGATTCTTTTAATAAAACTACTGGTCAGGGCGAAACAAAGCTAAATTCTGTGGTCTGGCATTTAACACATACAGTAATCTCAATAAAATGATGCAGAATGAATGTGGTTATACTGAATATATTGGTTTAGACTATATCATTTACAGTTAATTAACTCTGTTGCATCAATATATATTAGTAATGTAAATAAAGTTTGTACTGACTGGACAGCAGATCCATACTTTTACTACACACTAGTTTATaacatttctgtattttctttacaAATTTTAAGACTGCTGTATAATTTAAGATTTTTCAGATCTGCAAAATTAAGTTTACTTTGAGTTTGGAGTTGTACACTTCTTAAAATTTGGAAGTAGTTATAAGAGACACCTATAAATATCAACAAACGATCATTcaaaatggaaatgctgacacttGGCCCTTTCATGTTTTCCGAGCACTTCACACAACAGCTTCAACCTCGCTGGCttctagatgctaccacaatatatATCCTAAATATAAAGATTATGTTTAAAGAACATTGTTCCgattacaaagtcaagcactcaaaagttaaaaaCATCACGAGTTAACAGTTGCCCAGGCATCCTTAGTTCTACCTCCTTGTGCATCCAGCTGTACACTAAATGAgacaggagtcctgtggaaacaAACTATATATGCAATCATGTAATTAGAGACACTATCATAATACACAACAACGAGAGAGAATATTAAAGTTTCATCTGTAaatctggaatttcctaactttgaagtgcttgacttttcaacatagataacattcttttaatgtctgatttgtaatttcctaggtttgcGTGTTAGTAAGGAAACAAAgtaaactaaggcctggtctacagagcagagggaagggggggggggtaattgatctaagttacgcaaccttagctatgtgaataacatagctgaagtcaacgtacttagatgtacttactgcagtgtcttcactacggtgagtcgactgctgccgctcccccatccaTTCTGCCTATGCCTCTTgatgagctggagtacaggagtcaacgggagagcgcttagggattgatttatcgcgtctagactagacgcaataaaatcgatccccgctggattgatcgctgcccgccgatcctgGTGCTAGTGAAAACATACCCTACATGTCCCCTTCATGCATCTTCAGCAGGGCTTGAATTCTGAATACCTTCAGTACTAAACCACAGAGACCTGTACTTCAAATGGCAGAAGTACGTACATCAGCTAGCAGCAGGAAGCGGCTGTTAACCCATTTTCaggtggtgggggaagaagggcCTCTTTTTAATTGTTAATCAGTTCAGCCACATCTGAAGAGAATTTCATGGAACTAACAAGAGTGATATCTCTAGCCCCAGGACTTTGTTTGCAGTCAGCCTTTAAAATGTGGCAGAGACAAACAATGGAGGTATTACAGTTTCTCAAAAAAAGATTTAT includes:
- the LOC142047819 gene encoding erythroid differentiation-related factor 1-like, which encodes MRIFQNMFKIRSIQKYEMIKTEDIPNLENSNFSTKVIKDIAQNILSFLKSNCTKEGHTYWLFKASGSDIVKLYDLTTLCEETEDKYQNPFTMPVAILLYKVACNMMMKKNQNKKHYGTIRTLLLNCVKLLDKTRHPQGWAHGQSCVRALEHRIQMGLATELCLAWPYSREDGPWKENGAGSQGKVRTQQQHFLVSHCLG